One window from the genome of Chaetodon trifascialis isolate fChaTrf1 chromosome 20, fChaTrf1.hap1, whole genome shotgun sequence encodes:
- the zer1 gene encoding protein zer-1 homolog: MAAKAGDNPDSLMTLATVFCLRNLRKTMCYQGFRNKLCLRSDIFLPSEICDKLVNTYMELVHTDSNFEPEESFFQLFSDPRSTRLTRVQLREDFVRDRDLEAIRKQDLIGLHLTYCNSLSSRSLKTLTCFRETLVSLCLFGCSRIFYRKGGAPLACNEDTEDEEEESPASRQALETDFNFQGFNRLRLLNLGGLPDEVDVETLLKPLKSLTSLDLSNVQLLGTAFLTQWKDRLASLVLYNVDLSEELVTTVVEIVNLRHLDISRESRRTSKFKMTRKILTAIVQRLVNLVSLDISGHIMLDNCTVPHFEDAMGRPSIEPCKSSIYPFQELKRPLQFLGLYDTTLCNVTHIPAYKVTGSKNEDQVLNAIEAYTEFRPELAHRAINQLFDIARIQHCSQLLRALQLVIAALKCHKYDKSIQVTGSAALFYLTNTEYRSDQSVRLRREVIQVVLNGMEQYQEVTVQRNCCLTLCNFSIPEELEFQYSRVNQLLLKILEPARQDESIQRIAVHLCNALVCQVDNYHKEAVGKMGFVKTMLNLIQKKLQDRMCDQVMEFSWSALWNITDETPDNCQMFLNCQGMSLFLECLQEFPDKQELHRNMLGLLGNVAEVKALRPQLLTPQFITVFSNLLDSKADGIEVSYNACGVLSHIMFDGPEVWSMEEPRRDTVMDKMWDAIQSWDVSSRRNINYRSFEPILRLLPQSISPVSQHWATWALYNLVSVYPSKYCPLLIKEGGISLLEKVLELESSQPETKDMASKVMEQCENFKEDPMETNHGQEVNYGQRG; this comes from the exons CTGACCCTCGAAGCACCAGACTGACCAGGGTACAGCTGAGAGAAGACTTTGTACGCGACAGAGATCTGGAAGCCATTAGAAAACAG GACCTGATTGGGCTCCACCTCACCTACTGCAACAGCCTGTCATCCCGCAGCTTGAAAACACTGACCTGCTTTCGTGAGACATTGgtatctctttgtctctttggctGCAGCCGCATCTTCTACCGGAAAGGTGGCGCCCCACTCGCCTGCAATGAAgacactgaggatgaggaggaggagagcccTGCTTCTAGACAAGCATTAGAGACAGACTTTAACTTCCAGGGGTTCAACCGCCTTAGGTTGCTCAATTTAGGTGGCCTGCCTGATGAGGTGGATGTTGAGACCCTGCTAAAACCTCTGAAGTCGCTCACCTCACTAGATCTATCTAATGTACAGTTGCTGGGAACAGCTTTTCTCACCCAGTGGAAAGATAGACTGGCATCTCTTGTTCTCTACAATGTGGACCTGTCAGAGGAGCTGGTCACCACAGTGGTCGAGATCGTTAATCTCAG ACATCTTGACATCTCACGGGAGAGCAGGCGAACCTCCAAGTTTAAGATGACCAGGAAAATCCTAACAGCCATCGTACAGCGTCTGGTCAATCTGGTGTCACTGGACATCTCGGGTCACATAATGCTGGACAACTGCACAGTTCCACACTTTGAAGACGCTATGGGTCGGCCGAG tatTGAGCCGTGCAAGAGCAGCATCTATCCTTTCCAGGAGCTGAAGAGGCCGCTGCAGTTTCTGGGCTTATATGACACCACCCTCTGCAATGTAACACACATCCCTGCTTATAAG GTGACTGGATCCAAGAATGAAGACCAGGTCCTTAATGCCATTGAGGCTTACACAGAGTTTCGCCCTGAGCTGGCACACAGAGCTATCAATCAGCTGTTTGACATTGCCAGGATACAACACTGCAGCCAACTCCTTCGAGCTTTGCAA CTTGTCATAGCAGCACTGAAGTGCCATAAGTACGATAAGAGCATCCAGGTGACGGGCAGCGCTGCTCTGTTCTACCTGACCAACACAGAGTACCGCAGTGACCAGAGTGTGCGGTTGCGCAGAGAGGTCATTCAAGTGGTACTAAATGGAATGGAACAGTACCAGGAGGTCACT GTCCAGAGGAACTGCTGCTTGACTCTGTGTAACTTCAGTATTCCAGAGGAGCTGGAGTTCCAGTACAGTCGGGTCAAccaactgctgctgaaaatcCTGGAGCCAGCCAGGCAGGACGAGTCCATCCAGAGAATTGCTGTGCATCTCTGCAATGCTTTGGTCTGTCAGGTGGACAACTATCACAAGGAAGCAGTGGGAAAGATGGGATTTGTCAAG ACAATGTTGAATTTAATTCAAAAGAAGTTACAGGACAGAATG tgtGACCAGGTGATGGAGTTTTCCTGGAGTGCTCTGTGGAACATCACTGATGAAACGCCCGACAACTGTCAGATGTTCCTCAACTGTCAGGGCATGAGCCTTTTTCTGGAGTGTCTACAG GAGTTTCCCGACAAGCAGGAGCTTCACCGCAACATGTTGGGGCTTTTGGGAAATGTTGCTGAGGTCAAAGCACTGAGGCCACAGCTGCTCACCCCACAGTTCATCACTGTATTCAG TAACCTGTTGGACAGTAAGGCTGATGGGATTGAGGTGTCATACAACGCATGTGGCGTGCTTTCACACATCATGTTTGATGGGCCAGAGGTTTGGTCGATGGAAGAGCCTCGAAGAGACACAGTGATGGACAAGATGTGGGATGCTATCCAGAGCTGGGACGTCAGCTCACGCCGCAACATCAACTACAG GTCATTCGAGCCCATCCTGCGGCTGCTGCCCCAGAGCATCTCCCCTGTCAGTCAGCACTGGGCCACATGGGCTCTCTACAACCTGGTGTCAGTTTACC CAAGCAAGTATTGTCCCCTGCTGATAAAGGAAGGAGGAATAAGCCTTCTCGAGAAAGTTCTGGAACTGGAGAGCTCACAGCCAGAGACCAAGGACATGGCCAG caAAGTAATGGAGCAGTGTGAAAACTTCAAAGAAGACCCCATGGAAACAAATCATGGACAGGAGGTAAACTATGGACAAAGAGGTTGA